CCGAGGTCAGCGTGAACACCGCGTTCGGCGTGCGCCGGGTGGTCGCCGACGCGTTCGAACGCGCTCGGCAACGTCGCAAGCACCTGACGCTGGTCCACAAGAACAATGTGCTGACCTTCGCCGGGGCGCTGTGGTGGCGGACCGTGCAGGAGGTTGGCGAAAAATACCCCGACGTCGAGGTGGGCTACCAACACGTCGATGCGGCCACCATCCACATGATCACCGATCCGGGCCGGTTCGACGTGATCGTCACCGACAACCTGTTCGGCGACATCATTACCGATTTGGCGGCGGCGGTGTGCGGCGGCATCGGCCTGGCCGCCAGTGGAAACATCGACGCCACCCGGACCAATCCCTCCATGTTCGAGCCGGTGCATGGCAGCGCGCCGGACATTGCCGGACAGGGCATCGCCGATCCGACCGCGGCGATCATGTCGGTGGCGCTGTTGCTGTCCCACCTCGGCGAGGACGACGCCGCTGCCCGCGTGGACCGGGCCGTCGAGTCGTACTTGGCAACTCGCGGGAACGAACGGCTTGCCACACTCGATGTCGGCGAACGGATTGTGTCCGCGCTCTAGTCTCCAAGCCGGGCGGCAGTAGGCGGGCCGGCACCAAGGGCACCGCGGCCAGCGGGAACAAACCGCACAGAAGCCACGCGGACGGATAGGCGGCCGCGGTGATCAGCGCACCGAACAGCGGCGGTCCGGCGGCCGCCATCAGCCGCTGTGTGGTGTTCTGGGTGCCCAGCGCGCGTCCGCTCCAGTACGGCCCGGCGAACTCGGTGATCGCGGTGGCTTCCAAACCATTGTCGAGCACCGCGATTACCGAGATGGTGACCATCAGCAACACGTCGTATCGGGACCCCTGGTTGTCGACGAGCGCGAGCAGGAACAGGGCCGCGGCGGCGGCGATGGCGATGGTGCGGACC
The nucleotide sequence above comes from Mycobacterium decipiens. Encoded proteins:
- a CDS encoding 3-isopropylmalate dehydrogenase, whose translation is MKLAIVGGDGIGPEVVAEAVKVLDAVWPGVQKTSYDLGARRFHATGEVLPDSVLAELREHDAILLGAIGDPSVPSGVLERGLLLRLRFELDHHINLRPARLYPGVSSPLSGNPDIDFVVVREGTEGPYTGNGGAIRVGTLNEVATEVSVNTAFGVRRVVADAFERARQRRKHLTLVHKNNVLTFAGALWWRTVQEVGEKYPDVEVGYQHVDAATIHMITDPGRFDVIVTDNLFGDIITDLAAAVCGGIGLAASGNIDATRTNPSMFEPVHGSAPDIAGQGIADPTAAIMSVALLLSHLGEDDAAARVDRAVESYLATRGNERLATLDVGERIVSAL